A genome region from Triticum aestivum cultivar Chinese Spring chromosome 2B, IWGSC CS RefSeq v2.1, whole genome shotgun sequence includes the following:
- the LOC123046607 gene encoding protein AE7, with protein MELINANPVIHEKRERRTRQAPENIDENAPEAIDQLEIFDHIRDIKDPEHPYSLEDLNVVNEDSVEINDELSHVRVTFTPTVEHCSMATIIGLCLRVKLMRSLPPRYKVDIRLTPGSHATEAAVNKQLSDKERVAAALENSNLLDIVEECLSPTLG; from the exons ATGGAGTTGATAAATGCTAACCCTGTGATTCATGAGAAAAGAGAGAGGCGCACCCGGCAGGCACCAGAAAACATAGATGAAAATGCACCAGAGGCCATAGACCAGCTTGAAATATTTG ATCATATTAGAGACATAAAGGACCCAGAACATCCATACTCATTGGAAGACCTTAATGTGGTAAATGAAGACTCGGTCGAAATCAATGATGAACTTAGTCATGTCAG GGTTACTTTCACCCCAACAGTGGAGCATTGCAGTATGGCCACTATCATCGGCCTTTGCTTACGTGTAAAGCTCATGCGGAGTCTTCCACCTCGTTACAAG GTGGACATACGGTTGACGCCTGGATCACATGCAACTGAAGCTGCCG TGAACAAGCAACTGAGCGACAAAGAACGCGTCGCAGCCGCGTTGGAGAATTCAAACTTGCTGGACATAGTGGAAGAGTGCCTGTCACCGACACTCGGTTGA